The Acutalibacter muris genomic sequence GGCCCAAGCCTGGAGCTGCTCTGCCGCTATCAGGACATATTCACCGTGCACAAGGCCCCTGAGGAGGAGACCGTCTGGCGGCAGGTGCTGGAGATTGCGGCCCCCACGGTGGATTCCTTCCTGCGTATGCGCGAGGCCGAGGGCGAAAGGCTTAGGGCCGATATCATGGAGAAGGCCGGGAATATCCTGTCCCTGGTGGATAAGGTAGAGGAGCTGGCCCCGGGCACGGTGGCCGAGTACCGGGAGAGGCTGCAGGGCAGGATACAGGAGCTTCTCTCTGACAGCAGGTTTGACGAGCAGCGGGTCCTTACGGAGGTGGCGGTCTTTGCGGACAAGGTGGCGGTGGACGAGGAGACCGTGCGCCTTCGCAGCCATTTTGCCCAGCTTGAAAAGCTTGCAAATTCCGACGGCCCTGTGGGAAGGAAGATAGACTTCCTGGTGCAGGAGATGAACCGCGAGGCCAATACCATCGGCTCCAAGTCACAGAATACCGAGATAGCCTACCTGGTGGTGGATATAAAATCGGAAATAGAAAAGA encodes the following:
- a CDS encoding YicC/YloC family endoribonuclease, with product MLKSMTGYGRGEGIVETRHIVFELKSVNHKFFEINPRVTRGYQFLEDRLKTYLHERISRGKVDLFLQIENLGESSVEVGVNHSLAAGYYRALSELQERYSLPDGPSLELLCRYQDIFTVHKAPEEETVWRQVLEIAAPTVDSFLRMREAEGERLRADIMEKAGNILSLVDKVEELAPGTVAEYRERLQGRIQELLSDSRFDEQRVLTEVAVFADKVAVDEETVRLRSHFAQLEKLANSDGPVGRKIDFLVQEMNREANTIGSKSQNTEIAYLVVDIKSEIEKIREQVQNIE